AGAGTTGTTACAAATTTTGTAAAAAGTGATTCACCTGCTAAGGATAAGGAGATGTGGAGCTTACTCTATAAGAACCTCCCACCGGAACAAGTCCAATGGGAGGCATACAAATTGACATGAATAAAGCTGTTATGCCTTCTTCTTTGCTTCAATCACAGCCTGTGCTGCAGCAAGACGGGCAATGGGAACACGGAACGGAGAACAAGAGACATAATCAAGGCCAACCTTGTTACAGAAGGCAATGGTCTTCGGGTCTCCACCATGCTCACCACAGATACCCAACTTGATAGAGGGGTTAGCAGAGCGACCAAGCTTTACGGCCATCTCCACGAGCTTACCCACGCCATTCACATCGAGGGTGGCAAACGGGTCATACTCATAGAACTGCTTGTCAGCATCATTGACATATGCACCGAGGAAAGAAGCCGCATCATCACGACTGAATCCACAGGTAAGCTGGGTCAGGTCATTGGTACCGAAGCTGAAGAACTCTGCTTCCTTGGCGATCTCGTCTGCGGTGATGGCAGCACGAGGAACCTCAATCATGGTACCGATCTTGTAGTGCACCTTGAGAGACTGTTCAGTGAAGATTCTCTCGATTACCTCGAGGGCATGTTTCTTGGTGAACACAAACTCCTTGTAGTTGCCTACCAACGGGATCATGATCTCAGGAAGTACTTCCACTCCCTTACGCTTCACGTTGATCGCAGCCTCGATGATCGCCCTTACCTGCATTCTGAGAATCTCAGGATAGATGATCGCAAGACGACAACCGCGGAAACCAAGCATCGGGTTGAACTCATGCAAGGCAGAGGACTTCTGTGCTACTTCCTCAACAGTGATACCCATCTGCAAGGCAAGTTCATGCCTGCTGGTATGGTCATTGGGAAGGAACTCATGCAACGGGGGATCAAGCAAGCGGATGGTAGCCGGTCGGCCATCAAGTGCAAGGAAGATCTCCTCAAAGTCACTCCTCTGCATGGGAAGCAATTCAGCAAGCGCTTTCTCTCTTTCCACTATATTGTTGGCAAGAATCATCTTTCTGATCGACATGATCCTGTCACCACCAAAGAACATGTGTTCTGTTCGGCAGAGGCCAATGCCCTCAGCACCGAAAGCAACGGCCATCTGTGTATCATGCGGTGTATCGGCGTTGGTGTAGACACCCAATGACTTCAGGTCCTGGACGAATCCCATGAAGGCCTTGTAATCCTTGTACAGGATTGACTCACTCTCTTTCATGGCTCCATTGAGCACCTGGACGATCTCAGAAGCACGGACAGGAATCTTTGCACCATACACTTCACCGGTAAAGCCATCGATGGAGATGAAATCACCCTCACTGAGCTTGGTACCGTTTACTTCCAGGAAACGCTTGGGTTCATTGATCCTGATCTCTCCAGCACCACTGACACAAGGACAACCCATACCACGAGCCACTACTGCTGCATGGCTTGTCATACCACCACGACAGGTGACCACTCCCTTGGCAACAGCCATACCGCCGATATCTTCAGGACTGGTCTCGGTTCTCACGAGAATGACATCCTTCCCTTCTGCAGCCATCTCTTCCGCTTTCTCAGCAGTGAAGTAGATCTGGCCACATGCACCACCGGGGCTGGCATTCAGACCACGAGTGACAACCTCCAGGGAGTTGTCCCTGATGTACTTGCCATCGAGAATCGGAGCAAACAATTTGCCGAACTCACCAGAGGGGACACGACTTACGGCCGTCTCCTTGTCGATCAAGCCTTCCTCGACCATCTCGACCTGGGTGCGCAACCAGCTGAAAATGGTTCTCTTACCATTTCTGGTCTGCAACATGTACAGCTTGCCTTCCTGGATGGTGAACTCAAGATCCTGCATATCCTTGTAGTGTTTTTCCAGGATGCCTCTGATATCAACCAACTGGTCATAGACCTTTTCATTGACTTTCTTGAGTGTAGAGATCGACTGTGGAGTACGGATACCTGCAACAACATCCTCACCCTGAGCATTCATCAGGTACTCACCATAGAACTGGTTCTCACCAGTTGAGGGGTCACGGGTAAAAGCTACACCAGTGCCACTGGTCTCACCCATGTTACCGAATACCATGCTCTGGATGTTTACCGCAGTACCCAGGAGACCACGAATGTCGTTCATCTGGCGATACTTGTTTGCACGTTCATTGTTCCAGGACTTGAATACTGCATTGATAGCCTTGAACAACTGGTCGAGGGGATCGGTGGGGAACTCCTCTCCTGTGAAGCGCTTGTACAATCGCTGGTAGCGGGCAATCACTTCCTGCAGATCCTTGCTGTCAAGGTCGGTATCGAGTTCAATACCACGAGTGTCCTTCACATCCTGCAGTGCACGTTCAAACTCATGATGGGGAACACCCATGACGACGTCACCGAACATCTGCATGAAACGGCGATAGCTGTCCCAGGCGAATCTCTCGTTGTTTGTTTTCTTGATCAACCCCTGAACGGAATCGGGGGTAAGTCCCAGGTTGAGGATGGTATCCATCATTCCTGGCATGGACTGGGCAGCTCCACTTCTTACGGAGACAAGCAAGGGATCATTATTGTCACCCAGTTTTGCACCCATCGTCTTCTCGAGTCTGGCAAGGTGTTCCAGCACTTCTTCTCTCAATCCTTCAGGATAGGTACCTTTATTGGCACTATAAAAGGCGCAAGCCTCAGTGCTGATTGTAAAGCCCGGTGGGACAGGAAGCCCAATGCTGGTCATCTCGGCAAGGTTTGCACCCTTTCCTCCGAGTAAATCCTTCATCTGGGCAGTTCCTTCTGCCTTACCGGAGCCAAAAAAATAGACATACTTTGTGTTCTTTGTTGCCATACAAGACTCCTCTTAATTTTCACTATTACTAGACGTGCAAATCCTACCTGCTTAGCTCCTGACTGTCAATGAATCCGGAGCGTAAAAGAAGCAGTTTGGGTACTTCCAACTTCTTATTAGATAAATATTTGTTAATATCCTTTTTGGAACATTATTCCAATTTGGCCTTAGCATTCGGTATTATGGAAGACCTAGGACAAATCGCATTTTGCTTCTTCCTATCAGCTTTCAATTGAATTTTACGTGTTCACGCAATTCATAATTGAAAATTGATTGAATTCCTCATTTTTGCAACAAATAGCAACAATCGCAAATACCATCCCAGCCTTGAGCCAAAAAAAATCACCCACATCCCCTGAAGGGAATATGGGCAGAGTAAAAAGAAGGACTAATTAGGGCTGTTTGCCAATATAGGCAAGAATGCCACCATCGACATACAGGACATGACCATTCACGAAATCACTTGCACCGGAGGCAAGGAACAAGGCTGGACCGGTGAGATCCTCGGTTGTCCCCCAACGCTCTGCAGGTGTCTTTGCTACGATGAATGAGTCAAACGGGTGACGACTACCGTCGGCCTGCCGCTCCCTGAGTGGAGCTGTCTGCGGGGTTGCTATGTATCCAGGTCCGATACCGTTGCACTGGATGTTGTACTTGCCGTACTCACTGCAGATGTTTCTCGTCAACATCTTCAGGCCACCCTTTGCAGCAGCATACGCTGCAACCGTCTCTCTGCCCAGCTCACTCATCATTGAGCAGATATTTATGATCTTACCGCTCTTTCTCTCCATCATCCCAGGCAGAACAGCTTTGCTCACGATGAAAGGGGCATTCAGGTCGATGTCGATTACCTTGCGCCACTCCTCTGCACTCATCTCGTGCATCGGAACACGGCGGATGATCCCGGCATTGTTTACCAGGATATCAACCGCTCCAAGATCCTTGATTATCTTCTCTGTGGTCTCAGCCACGGCTTTTTCGTCAGTGACATCACACACATAACCCTTGGCGTCGATGCCTGCTTCCTTGTAGGAAGCTAGGCCCTTGTCCACCAGCTCCTGGTTGATATCGTTGAATGCGATCTTCGCACCAGCAGATGCATAGGCACTTGCAATGGCAAACCCGATACCGTACGTTGCCCCGGTCACCCAGGCCACCTTCCCCTCAAGGGAGAACTGTTTTTCAATATATCCCATACAATTTACCTCAAATCCTTCGTTGCCACATGGTCCATGTCAGTGTAGGTTCTATTCTCACCGCACATTGCCCAGATGAACGTATAGTTGCTCGTACCGACTCCGCTGTGGATCGACCAAGACGGACTGATAACTGCCTGTTCGTTGTGCACTACAATATGCCTTGTCTCACTCGGTTCCCCGAAGAAATGGAACAGGGTCTGTTCTGCATCGATGTCAAAGTAGAAGTACACTTCCATCCTCCGCTCATGCGTATGTACCGGCATTGTATTCCACACACTGCCCTCTTTCAATTGTGTCAGCCCCATGGAAAGCTGGCAGGTATCCAATACATCGGGGTGAATATACTGGTTGATCACCCGTTCATTGCTCTCTGCCTTGTTGCCAGCCGGTACATGCTTTGCATCTGCAAAGACGATATGCTTTGCTTCAAAGGCATGGTGTGCAGGAGTACTGCTCATATAGAACTTTGCAGGCTTTTTCCCGTCATTGCTTCCAAGGCTCACCTTCTTAGTTCCCATCGGCAGGTACAATCCATCGAGGCTCACCAGGTCATAGCGCTTGCCATCGGCCACCACGTAGCCATCGCCACCGATGTTGATCATTCCAATCTCGCGGCGCTGCAGGAAGTACTCGACACCAAAATCCTTCATCGGATCGATGTTCTTTTCCAGGTCCAGCTCCCCTTTCACCGGCATTGCACCCATTGTGACAATCCTATCGATGTGTGAGTAAACTCCACTCACTTCATCAGCGTGAAATATTCCGTCCACCAAGAACTCATCCCTGAGCTCCTGTGTCGTCATATGCTTGAATGCCTCTTTACCAGTCGAATACCTTGTATCCATATCGTAACTCCTTGCAATTAATTTCTCATATATCAATACCACCATCTAGATGATGGATGGCAACCACAAACTCAAAGCAGGGACAAAAGTTATCCCCACTAATACTATCACATTACAGATGATAAATGGGGCGGCAGACTTGAATACACTCACAATGTCCATTCTACATATCTTGCTTGCCACATTCAAACACATCCCTACCGGCGGGGTCACCAATCCAATTGCCAAACCTACAATGATGATAGCCCCGAACTGCAATTCATTCATCCCGAACTGCTGCATTACTGGCAGCAGGATTGGACTGATAAGGAGAATACAGGGAGTCACATCAAGGAAGGTACCAAGCAGAAGGATGATGATATCCAGGAACAGGAACACCATCCATGCTGGGATATTTGAATCTATCAGGAAGGCGCCGATGGCGGCAGGAACCTGCTCAACAGCAAGAATCCAAGTGAAGATCATGGTAAATCCACCAATGATCATGATCGAGGATGACATCATGAAGGTCTTTTTCAATGCATTCTTCACTTCAGACCACTTCAGCTCCTTGTAGACAAAGAATCCAAGGATGGTTGCATAGAGAACAGCAAGACCAGCTGATTCACTGGCGGTTGCAATACCAAAGGAGACACTGACGATGATCAAGAGAGGCATAACAATGGCAAGCGAGCCATCTTTGGTCACTTTCAAAGCCTGTCTCCACTCGATTTTCTCCTTCTCAGGGTGGTAGCCCCTGCGCCTGGAGATCACAAAGGTCATGATCAACTGTGTCGCACCAACCAGAACACCTGGGATAAGCCCAGCGAGGAACAGCTTTCCAACCGATGCACCACTGACCATGGCGTACATAAGCATGGGTACCGAAGGGGGTATGATCATACCAATGGTCGAGGAAGCTACCGTGATACCAGCTGAAAACCCCTTGGGATATCCCTTTTTCACCATATCGGGAATTAGAATGGAACCGAGGGCGGAGGTATCGGCAACAGATGAACCAGAGATACCGCCGAATATCATCGATGCGACAACATTCACTTCCCCGAGGCCTCCACGAACCGGACGCACCAGAAGCATGGAAAAATCAATCAGTCGCCTGGTCAGCCCACTGTGGTTCATCAACTCTCCGGTAAGCATGAACAGTGGCATGGCAACAATGATGAAACTTTCAGTTCCTGACCAAACCCGCTGGGGGAAGGTCAAGAGAAACGTCGGGTTGCTCATAAGCATGTAGATGATCCCAGAGGCTCCAATGGCATATGCGATCGGCACACCAATGACGAGGAGGACGATCAAGGCAAAAAACATCAATGAAAGTTCCATTATACGCCTCCTTCAGCATTAGTCATGCCCAATTCATAATCATCCTTGTACCCTTTCACGGGCTGCGGGATGTCAATAAACTCTTTTAGGATATTTACCACTCCATAGAAGATGGTAAAGAGAAAGGATATGGGGATCATCGCGTAGTAGTACCCACGAGGTATCCCTGTTGCGGGTGAAGGAACTTTCCCCACCTTCATGATCATTCGATAGCTGTAATATATCATTCCCAAAGAAACCACGATAATCACTACCTGCCCAATAACAGCAAAAACCTTACGAGGTTTTGCAGGCATAGCTGAGACAAAATTGGAAACCGCAATATGCTCAGACTCACGAAGCCCAAGGGCGGCTCCGAAGAACGTGGTGGCCACAAAGACCATCGTCAACAACTCCTCAGACTGGACGAAGGCAATAGAAAACACATAGCGGAGTATCACCGAGATGATTACTCCTGTTGCAAGAATTGCGGTTAGGGCAATGCCTACCACTGAAAGGAACCGATCGATTCCCAGAATGAGTTTTTTCATACAAAACCACACTTATCCTTTAGACAGAAATCGCCCGTCCCCCGAAGAAGACGGGCCCATAACATTATGTTTCGTTGACAATCCTGCGCATCTCATCCAGTTCAGCCTGGGTAAAAATGCCTTTATCCACGAAATAGGAGTACACCGGCTGACAAGCATCGATGAACTTCTGGATCTCTGCATCAGTGGGTGAATAGACAGTCACACCACCATCAACAATCATGTCATAGTAATACTCGTTGAGCTCGCGGCGAAGCTTGTTCTGCTCATCGGTATAGATCCATGCACCAGCCTGGAGAACTTCCTGTAGATCACTGGGGAGGGAGTTCCAGACATCAAGGTTCACATCAAACGGCTCGGGATGGAATTGATAATCGATCATGGTCATGAACTTCTGCACTTCAAAGAATTTCATGTCACCAATATTAGCCAAGGGGTTCTCCTGGCCGTCAGCAACACCGGTCTTGAGTGCCATGTAAGTGTCCCCATAGGGAATGGAAACAGGATTTGCTCCCAATGCTTCCATACTCTTGATGATGGATTCAATCGGTGGGGTCCTGATCTTCAAGCCCTTCATGTCAGCTGGGGTCTTGATAGGACGAGTATTGTTGGTAATCTGGCGGGAACCACCGTCGCCAACTGCCAACATCTTGATTCCATACTCTTCCGCGGTTGCCATAATCTCAGCACCGAAATCACTGCGGGAAACCTTCATCAGGTCTGCCTGTGTGGGGAAGAAGAACGGCATCAGGAAAATCTCAAGTTTTGGGGTCTGTGACGCAAAGACACCACCAACAAACATCTCCTGGGTACCGAGTTTCATGGCCTCAATCATGTCAGATTCGTTTCCGAGGGTTCCTGCTGGATAGATTTCTATCTGCAAGCGACCATCAGACTCTTTCTCAACATACTCTTCCATTACCAGCAGGGCCTTATGCCTTGTTGATTCCGTTGTAGAAGCGTGTCCCAATTTCAACGTAAACGTCTTCTCCCCTGCTGCCTCTTGTTGTCCTTGCGCAAAGACGGCAGAGAACACAAGCAACATGCAAAGCACCAAACACACAGTTTTTTTCATGCTTTCCTCCTAAGTTTATGTTCCATATCGTGGAACTTCTTTTCATATTGAAGAATTAATATATGATTATGTACACATATTTCTCAATATTTCCAGTTTTGTCCCACATGGTGGAATCTGATTCCATTATAAGATACCTGTATCTCTTGTCAAGGGGAAATAAATGGAATATATTGCAAGAACAAGGAGGATGAGAGGTGCCATCAGAATTGAAAGTACAATCACTTGATCGAGCCTTTGACATCTTGGAGTTGTTGGGAAACGAACAGAACGGCTACAACCTGATTCAGATTTCTGAGATGCTCAAGCTCCCCAAAAGCACGGTACACCGTCTCATCGGAGTGCTCATTCAACGAGAATATGTGAGGAAATCAGAAGAAACCGGCCGATATCGCCTTGGTCCTGGTTTCATTGCTCTTTGCAGCAACTATCTCAACAACCTCGAACTGAAGACTGAGAGCTCCCCTGCCATGGACGAACTTTCCGTAACTACAGGTAATGTGGTCTTTCTTGCCATCCGACAGGAGGACAAGATGGTCTATGTGGATAGCAAGGAACAAATCAACAGTCTTCGCAAGTATGCGATAGTTGGCCAGAGAAAGCCTCTATACTGCACATCACTTGGAAAATCCTTGTTGATGGGTTTGAGTGACGAAGAAATTCGGGCCCTCCTCGCCCATGAAACCTTCTCACGCCGTGGACCGAACACCCATACGAATATCGAGAGTCTACTCCAGGACATTCGCGAATGCAGAAGAAGGGGATGGTCACTTGACGACCAGGAGGCGGAGCCTGCCATCAACTGTGTTGCTGCCCCTATCCACGATTATCGTGGACAGGTCATTGCTGCTGTCTCTACTTCCTGGGTATTGGCCCAGCACCCAGAGATGAGGCCTGAGACAATGGCTGTGTTGGTTATGCGTTGTGCAGCTACCATCAGCTTTAATATGGGCTATACAGGGAAATCCAATCGTCCAGAATTCTAGCATCCTATTTACAGGAATAGCAAGAAACAGGAGACCGAGCAAATCGATCTCCTGTTTCTTTTTGTTGTCGGACTCACGTATCCACATATGAATGCTTCCGCTACCGAGCCTTTTGTCTGATTGGGCTAGAGAGGGAAAAAACCGGACAGCCTGTGCCCGGTTTTTCCAATATATATAGATACACCCTTTTGGTGCTGTTATGCGATGTAACTCTCAACCATCTTTGATCGGGAGGGGTTACGCAATCTCTCGATTGCTTTCTTCTCGATCTGACGGATTCTCTCCTTGGTCAGGTTGTACAGTTCCCCGATCTCCTTGAGAGACATGGGGTTCTTTCCTTCAAGACCAAAGCGCAACTCTATAATTTCCCGCTCCTTGTCACTCAAGGTGGAAAGCAGCGAACGAACGTCCTCTTCCAAGGAGTGCTCAAGAAGACTGTCTTCAGGACTCATCTGTGATTCATCCTCTATGAAATCACCAATATTACTTGCACTTCCATCATTGAAGATGGGTGCATCGAGGCTAACCATATCCCGGCTGATGGCAAGCAAGTTGCCTACATGCTCAGGATCGAAACCGGTAAGTGCCCCGATCTCCTCTGCACTCACGTCCTCAGAGTTATTGTCCTTCATCAGTGCCTTCTGGGCCTTCTGGATCTGCAACAACTCATTGGTCCTATTGAGTGGGAGACGAACTGCCCTACTCTTTTCATTGATTGCCTTCATGATTGCCTGGCGGATCCACCACACAGCATAACTGATGAAATGGTATCCTCTCTCAACGTCAAATTTCTCAAGTGCTGTCATCAGACCAATGTTTCCCTCATTGATCAGGTCAACCAATGGCAGTCCCTGGTTCTGGTATTTCTTTGCCACATTGACTACAAAGCGGAGATTTGATTCAATCATTTTCTTTCGTGCAAACTCTTCGCCCTTCTGCGCACGTTTTGCAAGTTCCACTTCCTCTTCAGGAGTAAGCAAGGGAATCCTGTTGATTTCCTTGAGGTACATGCTCAGAATGTTTGCGTCATCATAAGCGTAAGATTTTTCAACTGCATTCAACATCGTTTGGTTTCTTTTCATTATGTACCTTCCTGTTTGGTCGTTGGAAAGGTAAATGCAACTAGCGTGCCAACTTATCATAATGATTTTTAATTGCTTTTATTTTATATACTTACATATTCGTTTCCAGATAAAATAAGTGAAACATGATCACATTGAGTAGAGGTTTTTAGAAAAAAGTGTCATTTTGACTCATAAAAAAAATATCCCAGGATTTCCGGGACATTCTGACTCGAACCAAGAATAAGATGGCAATTCATCGTTACCCAACTGACCATTTTGGCTCAGATTCAGTAACCAACCAAGGAAAATCAAGCTCAAGTGAAGCAAACCATGGGGCAAGGCACTCTCCTTTGAAAGGGATCTCACTTTCGCTGAGTTCCTTCTTGATCTGCTCATATTCCATCTTCAGGAAATCATGGATCATATCCCCCTCACTGAGGGAACAGGAGATTCTCTTTTTCCCAAAAAGGTAGATGGCAAACTGACGCCTGAAGAAATCAAGCCAATCCTTGTCTGGATTGTGCATTTCATTCCCCCTGATCAAAAACACATCAACAAAGCAATTGAGACTCCTGTCCAAATCCTCGGAACGGGCGAATAG
The sequence above is drawn from the uncultured Sphaerochaeta sp. genome and encodes:
- the ppdK gene encoding pyruvate, phosphate dikinase, translating into MATKNTKYVYFFGSGKAEGTAQMKDLLGGKGANLAEMTSIGLPVPPGFTISTEACAFYSANKGTYPEGLREEVLEHLARLEKTMGAKLGDNNDPLLVSVRSGAAQSMPGMMDTILNLGLTPDSVQGLIKKTNNERFAWDSYRRFMQMFGDVVMGVPHHEFERALQDVKDTRGIELDTDLDSKDLQEVIARYQRLYKRFTGEEFPTDPLDQLFKAINAVFKSWNNERANKYRQMNDIRGLLGTAVNIQSMVFGNMGETSGTGVAFTRDPSTGENQFYGEYLMNAQGEDVVAGIRTPQSISTLKKVNEKVYDQLVDIRGILEKHYKDMQDLEFTIQEGKLYMLQTRNGKRTIFSWLRTQVEMVEEGLIDKETAVSRVPSGEFGKLFAPILDGKYIRDNSLEVVTRGLNASPGGACGQIYFTAEKAEEMAAEGKDVILVRTETSPEDIGGMAVAKGVVTCRGGMTSHAAVVARGMGCPCVSGAGEIRINEPKRFLEVNGTKLSEGDFISIDGFTGEVYGAKIPVRASEIVQVLNGAMKESESILYKDYKAFMGFVQDLKSLGVYTNADTPHDTQMAVAFGAEGIGLCRTEHMFFGGDRIMSIRKMILANNIVEREKALAELLPMQRSDFEEIFLALDGRPATIRLLDPPLHEFLPNDHTSRHELALQMGITVEEVAQKSSALHEFNPMLGFRGCRLAIIYPEILRMQVRAIIEAAINVKRKGVEVLPEIMIPLVGNYKEFVFTKKHALEVIERIFTEQSLKVHYKIGTMIEVPRAAITADEIAKEAEFFSFGTNDLTQLTCGFSRDDAASFLGAYVNDADKQFYEYDPFATLDVNGVGKLVEMAVKLGRSANPSIKLGICGEHGGDPKTIAFCNKVGLDYVSCSPFRVPIARLAAAQAVIEAKKKA
- a CDS encoding gluconate 5-dehydrogenase: MGYIEKQFSLEGKVAWVTGATYGIGFAIASAYASAGAKIAFNDINQELVDKGLASYKEAGIDAKGYVCDVTDEKAVAETTEKIIKDLGAVDILVNNAGIIRRVPMHEMSAEEWRKVIDIDLNAPFIVSKAVLPGMMERKSGKIINICSMMSELGRETVAAYAAAKGGLKMLTRNICSEYGKYNIQCNGIGPGYIATPQTAPLRERQADGSRHPFDSFIVAKTPAERWGTTEDLTGPALFLASGASDFVNGHVLYVDGGILAYIGKQP
- the kduI gene encoding 5-dehydro-4-deoxy-D-glucuronate isomerase, encoding MDTRYSTGKEAFKHMTTQELRDEFLVDGIFHADEVSGVYSHIDRIVTMGAMPVKGELDLEKNIDPMKDFGVEYFLQRREIGMINIGGDGYVVADGKRYDLVSLDGLYLPMGTKKVSLGSNDGKKPAKFYMSSTPAHHAFEAKHIVFADAKHVPAGNKAESNERVINQYIHPDVLDTCQLSMGLTQLKEGSVWNTMPVHTHERRMEVYFYFDIDAEQTLFHFFGEPSETRHIVVHNEQAVISPSWSIHSGVGTSNYTFIWAMCGENRTYTDMDHVATKDLR
- a CDS encoding TRAP transporter large permease, with translation MELSLMFFALIVLLVIGVPIAYAIGASGIIYMLMSNPTFLLTFPQRVWSGTESFIIVAMPLFMLTGELMNHSGLTRRLIDFSMLLVRPVRGGLGEVNVVASMIFGGISGSSVADTSALGSILIPDMVKKGYPKGFSAGITVASSTIGMIIPPSVPMLMYAMVSGASVGKLFLAGLIPGVLVGATQLIMTFVISRRRGYHPEKEKIEWRQALKVTKDGSLAIVMPLLIIVSVSFGIATASESAGLAVLYATILGFFVYKELKWSEVKNALKKTFMMSSSIMIIGGFTMIFTWILAVEQVPAAIGAFLIDSNIPAWMVFLFLDIIILLLGTFLDVTPCILLISPILLPVMQQFGMNELQFGAIIIVGLAIGLVTPPVGMCLNVASKICRMDIVSVFKSAAPFIICNVIVLVGITFVPALSLWLPSII
- a CDS encoding TRAP transporter small permease, with the protein product MKKLILGIDRFLSVVGIALTAILATGVIISVILRYVFSIAFVQSEELLTMVFVATTFFGAALGLRESEHIAVSNFVSAMPAKPRKVFAVIGQVVIIVVSLGMIYYSYRMIMKVGKVPSPATGIPRGYYYAMIPISFLFTIFYGVVNILKEFIDIPQPVKGYKDDYELGMTNAEGGV
- a CDS encoding TRAP transporter substrate-binding protein, yielding MKKTVCLVLCMLLVFSAVFAQGQQEAAGEKTFTLKLGHASTTESTRHKALLVMEEYVEKESDGRLQIEIYPAGTLGNESDMIEAMKLGTQEMFVGGVFASQTPKLEIFLMPFFFPTQADLMKVSRSDFGAEIMATAEEYGIKMLAVGDGGSRQITNNTRPIKTPADMKGLKIRTPPIESIIKSMEALGANPVSIPYGDTYMALKTGVADGQENPLANIGDMKFFEVQKFMTMIDYQFHPEPFDVNLDVWNSLPSDLQEVLQAGAWIYTDEQNKLRRELNEYYYDMIVDGGVTVYSPTDAEIQKFIDACQPVYSYFVDKGIFTQAELDEMRRIVNET
- a CDS encoding IclR family transcriptional regulator, with the protein product MPSELKVQSLDRAFDILELLGNEQNGYNLIQISEMLKLPKSTVHRLIGVLIQREYVRKSEETGRYRLGPGFIALCSNYLNNLELKTESSPAMDELSVTTGNVVFLAIRQEDKMVYVDSKEQINSLRKYAIVGQRKPLYCTSLGKSLLMGLSDEEIRALLAHETFSRRGPNTHTNIESLLQDIRECRRRGWSLDDQEAEPAINCVAAPIHDYRGQVIAAVSTSWVLAQHPEMRPETMAVLVMRCAATISFNMGYTGKSNRPEF
- a CDS encoding RNA polymerase sigma factor RpoD/SigA, with the translated sequence MKRNQTMLNAVEKSYAYDDANILSMYLKEINRIPLLTPEEEVELAKRAQKGEEFARKKMIESNLRFVVNVAKKYQNQGLPLVDLINEGNIGLMTALEKFDVERGYHFISYAVWWIRQAIMKAINEKSRAVRLPLNRTNELLQIQKAQKALMKDNNSEDVSAEEIGALTGFDPEHVGNLLAISRDMVSLDAPIFNDGSASNIGDFIEDESQMSPEDSLLEHSLEEDVRSLLSTLSDKEREIIELRFGLEGKNPMSLKEIGELYNLTKERIRQIEKKAIERLRNPSRSKMVESYIA